The Rhizobium sp. WSM4643 genome has a window encoding:
- a CDS encoding ABC transporter permease translates to MNPSILQFSPGAFLAPSVDWLNTNLHPLFAAISYLVEAVLSGFEAALVFVPPYGLIAIVVILAFIAVGLRAAILAGLCLGFCLLMGLWTASMQTLSLVTVAVLISVLIAFPIGVLCSRHKALEAMVRPVLDVMQTVPPWVYLIPAVMIFSLGRVPAIIATIVYGIPPMLRLTTLAFNQVPREFVELGSAIGAPPRSVLWKIEIPLARQTLLVGLNQCILLSLAMVVLAGLVGAGGLGAEVTRGLTRMEMGLGLRAGLAIVAVALLLDRLSRGLLDRDRPRKAG, encoded by the coding sequence ATGAATCCGTCCATCCTGCAATTTTCGCCGGGCGCTTTCCTGGCGCCGTCGGTCGATTGGCTCAACACCAATCTTCATCCGCTGTTTGCGGCAATCAGCTATCTGGTCGAAGCGGTCCTTTCCGGATTCGAGGCGGCACTTGTCTTCGTGCCGCCCTATGGGCTTATCGCGATCGTCGTCATTCTGGCATTCATTGCCGTCGGTCTGCGCGCCGCGATCCTTGCGGGTCTTTGCCTGGGGTTCTGTCTCCTCATGGGACTGTGGACGGCATCGATGCAGACGCTGTCTCTGGTCACTGTCGCGGTTCTGATCTCCGTGCTTATCGCCTTCCCGATCGGCGTCCTGTGCTCGCGTCACAAGGCATTGGAGGCGATGGTTCGCCCCGTTCTCGACGTGATGCAGACCGTGCCGCCATGGGTCTACCTCATTCCTGCGGTGATGATCTTCAGCCTTGGACGGGTGCCGGCAATCATCGCCACCATCGTTTATGGCATTCCGCCGATGCTCCGCCTGACCACGCTGGCGTTCAACCAGGTGCCGAGAGAATTTGTGGAACTCGGCAGCGCCATCGGCGCGCCGCCCCGTTCGGTACTTTGGAAGATCGAGATTCCCCTGGCCAGGCAGACGCTCCTGGTCGGGCTCAACCAATGCATCCTTCTGTCGCTGGCGATGGTCGTATTGGCCGGCCTTGTCGGCGCCGGCGGTCTCGGTGCGGAGGTGACGCGCGGCCTGACGCGCATGGAGATGGGACTTGGCCTGCGGGCCGGCCTGGCGATCGTTGCCGTCGCCCTTCTGCTCGACCGGCTGTCCCGTGGCCTGCTCGACCGCGACAGGCCACGCAAGGCAGGATGA
- a CDS encoding GntR family transcriptional regulator, translating into MAKTPKSNLYEDLKRQILTMELDPDADLDEASLSEKYGLSRTPVRDIFRRLAGEGYIDIRENRGARVIPMNHSTLRNFFLVAPMIYAAIGRLAVQNFKPSQLSDLKQTQERFRAASENMDPLAMVLENNRFHEIFGEMSGNVYLQPSLGRLLIDHARIGHTFFRPRNEDMKRRLQLAADHHDGFIDALGAHDENAVVDLVFEHWELSRENMEMFIAPQGLKADAFLGGPASQLLEKSS; encoded by the coding sequence ATGGCAAAGACACCCAAGAGCAATCTCTACGAAGACCTGAAGCGCCAGATTCTGACGATGGAGCTGGATCCGGATGCCGATCTGGACGAGGCCAGTTTGAGCGAAAAATATGGCCTCTCCCGAACTCCGGTCCGCGACATATTCCGTCGCCTTGCCGGTGAGGGCTATATCGATATCCGCGAGAACAGGGGCGCGCGGGTCATCCCGATGAACCACTCCACCTTGCGGAATTTCTTTCTCGTCGCGCCGATGATCTATGCAGCAATCGGCCGTCTCGCTGTGCAGAACTTCAAGCCCTCCCAGCTTTCAGACCTGAAGCAGACCCAGGAGCGGTTCCGCGCCGCCAGCGAGAACATGGACCCTCTGGCGATGGTTCTTGAGAACAATCGCTTTCACGAAATTTTCGGCGAGATGTCGGGCAACGTCTATCTGCAGCCGAGCCTCGGCCGGCTGCTCATCGACCACGCGCGTATCGGCCACACCTTCTTCCGGCCGAGGAACGAGGACATGAAGCGGCGGCTTCAATTGGCCGCCGACCATCATGACGGCTTCATCGATGCGCTCGGCGCTCACGACGAGAATGCCGTCGTCGACCTCGTCTTCGAACACTGGGAATTGTCCCGCGAGAACATGGAAATGTTCATCGCCCCGCAAGGCCTCAAGGCGGACGCCTTCCTCGGCGGCCCCGCCTCGCAACTATTGGAGAAATCGTCGTGA
- a CDS encoding quaternary amine ABC transporter ATP-binding protein, translating to MKKPALNGSKGIAMKTINAEINDVLIDCQSLWKVFGDKSAAAMKSIKERGLGKKEVLKEFNCVVGVSDASIEVRRGEIFCIMGLSGSGKSTLIRLVNKLITPSSGKVLVKGRDLAALSPVDLRQMRAKNIGMVFQSVALLPHRTVLENAAFGLEVQGIAKPERNKPAVAALDKVGLADWVSRYPNELSGGMQQRVGLARALASDPEIILMDEPFSALDPLIRRQLQDEFRQLTKALGKSAVFITHDLDEAIRIGDRIAIMKDGVIIQTGTAEEIILNPADAYVAEFVAGISRLHLIKAHSVMRSVAEFQQSAPNSDIASLARTTPDADIDELITLTMQSERDAIAVIENDQIVGVVTPRSLLMGVKGTSAHDLTAVSHNWS from the coding sequence ATGAAGAAGCCAGCTCTGAATGGCTCAAAGGGGATCGCTATGAAAACCATAAATGCCGAAATCAATGATGTCCTGATCGACTGCCAATCCCTTTGGAAAGTCTTCGGTGACAAGTCTGCTGCGGCAATGAAGTCGATCAAGGAGCGCGGCCTCGGCAAAAAAGAGGTCCTGAAGGAGTTCAACTGCGTCGTCGGCGTGTCCGACGCCAGCATTGAGGTCCGGCGCGGCGAAATCTTCTGTATCATGGGCTTGTCGGGAAGCGGAAAATCGACGCTTATCCGCCTTGTCAACAAGCTGATCACTCCGAGCTCCGGCAAGGTCCTCGTCAAGGGACGCGACCTCGCCGCCCTATCGCCGGTCGATCTCCGGCAGATGCGCGCCAAAAACATTGGGATGGTGTTTCAAAGCGTCGCTCTGTTGCCGCATCGGACTGTCCTGGAAAATGCAGCCTTCGGCCTCGAGGTTCAGGGAATTGCCAAGCCGGAGCGAAACAAGCCCGCCGTTGCAGCGCTCGACAAGGTCGGCCTCGCCGACTGGGTGAGCCGATATCCGAACGAGCTTTCCGGTGGCATGCAGCAACGCGTCGGCCTCGCCCGCGCGCTCGCTTCCGACCCCGAAATCATTCTGATGGACGAGCCGTTCAGCGCTCTCGATCCACTCATCCGGCGTCAGCTTCAGGACGAATTCCGGCAGCTGACAAAGGCCTTGGGCAAGTCCGCGGTCTTCATCACCCATGATCTCGATGAGGCGATCCGGATCGGCGACCGCATTGCGATCATGAAGGACGGCGTCATCATCCAGACGGGCACGGCCGAGGAGATCATCCTCAACCCGGCGGATGCCTATGTCGCCGAATTCGTCGCCGGCATATCCCGCCTCCATTTGATCAAGGCGCATTCCGTCATGCGCAGCGTCGCCGAGTTCCAGCAGAGCGCGCCGAATTCCGACATCGCATCGCTGGCGCGCACGACGCCGGACGCCGATATCGACGAACTCATCACATTGACGATGCAGTCGGAGCGCGATGCCATCGCCGTCATCGAAAACGATCAGATCGTCGGCGTGGTCACCCCGCGCAGCCTGCTGATGGGCGTCAAGGGAACCTCCGCCCACGATCTCACGGCGGTGTCCCACAACTGGAGCTGA
- a CDS encoding NAD(P)/FAD-dependent oxidoreductase: MTRHVIKRLPIDTGVSGWEAISERAFPATALEHDITADWLIVGGGFAGLSAARRLSQLRPEDKIVVLEAREVAKGPAGRNSGFMIDVPHNLSSGEYSVADEEATKDEIRQNRLAISFAADVAAEYGLTRETFDPAGKVNAAASDRGLGLNDNYRKSLEKIGEEHLILDADQMREMTGSRYYRGGLYTPGAVMIQPADYIRGLARGLRSKVAIHEHSPVLELSREGRSWKAKSGRGSVSAPKVVLGVNGHIQSFGHFRGRLMHIFTYASMTSAFSQNEFGGDVSGADRWALLPADPMGATVRKITTDGRSRIVIRTRFTYDPSLQVSEKRVAGVAAGQRRSFDARFPGLESLPMEYSWAGALCLSRNHVPAFGEVEEGLFSACCENGLGTVKSTLAGMMAADLAAGASTPELDRYRNQPEPSKIPPEPFAWLGVNSVIRFQELRAGSEG; this comes from the coding sequence ATGACCCGCCATGTGATCAAGCGCCTGCCGATCGATACCGGCGTTTCGGGATGGGAGGCGATCAGCGAACGCGCCTTTCCCGCAACAGCGCTTGAACACGACATTACCGCGGATTGGCTAATCGTCGGCGGGGGATTTGCCGGCCTGTCGGCGGCGCGCCGCCTTTCGCAATTGCGCCCTGAGGACAAAATCGTCGTCCTCGAGGCTCGCGAAGTCGCCAAGGGACCGGCCGGGAGGAATTCCGGCTTCATGATCGACGTGCCGCACAATCTCTCTTCCGGTGAGTATTCGGTGGCTGACGAAGAGGCGACCAAGGACGAGATCAGGCAGAATCGCCTGGCGATTTCCTTCGCAGCCGATGTCGCGGCCGAATACGGCCTGACGAGGGAAACGTTTGATCCGGCGGGCAAGGTGAATGCGGCGGCGTCCGACCGGGGGCTCGGGCTCAACGACAACTACAGGAAATCGCTCGAGAAGATTGGTGAGGAGCATCTCATTCTCGACGCCGATCAGATGCGGGAGATGACCGGCTCGCGCTATTATCGCGGCGGGCTCTATACGCCAGGCGCCGTGATGATCCAGCCCGCCGACTATATTCGCGGCCTGGCGCGGGGACTTAGGTCAAAGGTCGCCATCCACGAGCACTCGCCGGTGCTGGAGCTTTCGCGCGAGGGCAGGTCCTGGAAGGCGAAATCCGGGCGCGGATCTGTTTCCGCGCCGAAGGTCGTTCTGGGTGTGAACGGCCATATTCAAAGCTTCGGCCATTTTCGCGGACGGCTGATGCACATCTTCACCTACGCGTCGATGACATCGGCCTTTTCCCAGAATGAGTTCGGCGGCGATGTGAGCGGCGCAGATCGTTGGGCCCTGCTGCCGGCCGACCCGATGGGAGCGACGGTCCGAAAGATCACCACCGATGGTCGTTCGAGAATCGTCATCAGGACGAGGTTCACCTACGACCCGAGCCTCCAGGTGTCGGAGAAGCGGGTCGCCGGCGTGGCGGCTGGGCAGCGCCGGTCGTTCGACGCCCGCTTTCCCGGACTGGAAAGCCTGCCGATGGAATACAGCTGGGCGGGAGCGCTCTGCCTCAGCCGAAACCATGTGCCGGCATTCGGCGAGGTCGAAGAGGGGCTTTTTTCCGCCTGCTGCGAGAATGGTCTCGGCACGGTCAAGAGCACCCTCGCAGGGATGATGGCGGCCGATCTGGCTGCCGGCGCGAGTACCCCCGAACTCGACCGATACAGGAACCAGCCGGAACCGAGCAAAATACCTCCCGAGCCCTTTGCGTGGCTGGGGGTCAATTCGGTTATCCGCTTTCAGGAATTGCGTGCAGGCAGCGAGGGATGA
- a CDS encoding aldehyde dehydrogenase produces MHEPLTAAEYKSIAAGLQLPTNAFVDGAFRPANSGKTFTSTNPATGEVLAEIAACDATDVDAAVKKAKDAFDDGRWRLRSPGERKEVLLKFAKLLEDNRHELAVMESLDSGKPVRECQTVDVPDTIHTIRWHAELIDKLYDNTAPVGANALTMIVREPIGVVGCVLPWNFPLLMLAWKIGPALAAGCSVIVKPAQETTLTTLRVAELAHEAGIPAGVFNVVTGGGKEIGEPIGLHMDVDMVAFTGSTPTGRRFLRYAADSNLKKVVLECGGKNPAVVLDDAEDLDLVAEQVVNGAFWNMGENCSATSRLIVHSKIKDELMQRIGAYLREWKTGDPLDPENRIGALVSKSHFEKVKSFLDDAKTEKLSVAHGGETYNGVFIEPTVVDGVTPASRLFQEEIFGPVLSVTTFNSLAEAIVLANDTNYGLTASVYTGSLRNAIKLSREIRAGVVTVNCFGEGDATTPFGGYKESGFGGRDKSVFAHDNYCELKTIWIDVSERSVDETIR; encoded by the coding sequence ATGCATGAACCCTTGACCGCAGCCGAATACAAGTCGATTGCCGCCGGTCTTCAACTTCCGACGAATGCTTTCGTTGATGGCGCATTTCGTCCTGCAAATTCCGGCAAGACTTTCACCTCGACCAATCCCGCGACGGGCGAGGTTCTCGCCGAGATCGCCGCGTGCGACGCCACCGATGTCGACGCCGCCGTAAAGAAGGCGAAGGACGCGTTCGACGATGGACGCTGGCGGCTGCGTTCGCCGGGCGAGCGCAAGGAAGTGCTTCTCAAGTTCGCCAAGCTGCTGGAGGACAATCGTCACGAGCTCGCCGTCATGGAAAGCCTCGACAGCGGCAAGCCGGTCCGCGAATGCCAGACGGTCGATGTTCCCGATACCATTCATACGATCCGCTGGCACGCCGAACTGATCGACAAGCTCTATGACAACACCGCTCCGGTCGGCGCCAACGCGCTGACGATGATCGTGCGCGAGCCCATCGGTGTCGTCGGATGCGTGCTTCCGTGGAATTTCCCGCTTCTCATGCTGGCCTGGAAGATCGGCCCGGCGCTCGCTGCCGGCTGCTCGGTCATCGTCAAGCCGGCACAGGAAACGACGCTTACGACGTTGCGTGTCGCCGAGCTTGCCCATGAAGCGGGCATTCCAGCCGGCGTGTTTAATGTCGTGACGGGCGGCGGCAAGGAGATCGGCGAACCGATCGGGTTGCACATGGATGTCGATATGGTGGCCTTCACCGGATCGACGCCGACCGGCCGCCGTTTCTTGCGTTACGCCGCCGACTCGAACCTCAAGAAAGTCGTGCTCGAATGCGGCGGCAAGAACCCCGCGGTCGTTCTCGACGATGCCGAAGACCTGGACCTCGTTGCCGAGCAGGTCGTCAACGGCGCCTTCTGGAACATGGGCGAGAATTGTTCGGCCACGTCGCGTCTCATCGTTCATTCCAAGATCAAGGACGAACTGATGCAGCGCATCGGCGCCTATCTGCGCGAATGGAAGACCGGCGATCCGCTCGATCCTGAAAACCGTATCGGCGCGCTCGTCAGCAAATCCCATTTCGAGAAGGTGAAATCTTTCCTCGACGACGCCAAGACGGAGAAGCTGTCGGTCGCCCACGGCGGCGAAACCTATAACGGCGTCTTCATCGAGCCGACGGTGGTCGATGGCGTGACGCCTGCCAGCCGCCTCTTCCAGGAAGAGATTTTTGGGCCGGTGCTTTCGGTGACCACCTTCAATTCGCTGGCCGAAGCAATCGTTCTTGCCAACGATACAAACTACGGCCTGACGGCATCGGTCTATACCGGCAGCCTGAGAAACGCCATCAAGCTCTCGCGTGAGATCCGCGCCGGCGTCGTCACCGTCAACTGCTTCGGCGAAGGAGACGCCACCACGCCGTTCGGCGGCTACAAAGAGTCCGGGTTCGGCGGCCGTGACAAGTCGGTCTTCGCCCACGACAATTACTGCGAACTCAAGACCATCTGGATCGATGTCTCTGAACGCTCGGTCGACGAGACGATCCGATGA
- a CDS encoding 4-hydroxyproline epimerase, giving the protein MRNSFFCIDAHACGNPVRLVAGGGPLLPHAPISERREIFVRDHDWVRKALMFEPRGHDIMSGAIIYPAYREDCDFAVLFIEVSGCLPMCGAGTIGTVTAAIEEGLVKPREPGRVAIETPAGRVDVTYEEKGGYVDSVRLYNVASYLHEVDVEVDVPGMGRLRVDISYGGNYYAVIEPQDVWSGLDGMAASDIVSCSQRLRSALAGIYDPVHPDDAGIRGVHHAIWCDRPLNEVSDGRCAVFYGEKAIDRSPGGTGTSARMAQLYGKGRLTVGSRYRHESLIGTVFEGRVEAEASIGPYSGILPSIGGWARVIGHNTIFVDDRDPLAHGFQIR; this is encoded by the coding sequence ATGAGAAACAGCTTCTTCTGCATCGATGCGCATGCCTGCGGCAATCCCGTCCGCCTCGTCGCCGGAGGCGGCCCGCTGCTTCCGCATGCGCCGATCAGTGAGCGACGGGAAATCTTCGTGCGGGACCATGACTGGGTGCGCAAGGCGCTGATGTTCGAGCCAAGGGGGCACGACATCATGTCAGGCGCAATCATCTATCCGGCCTATCGGGAGGATTGCGATTTTGCCGTGCTTTTCATCGAGGTGAGCGGCTGCCTGCCGATGTGCGGCGCCGGCACCATCGGCACCGTGACCGCCGCGATCGAAGAAGGGCTGGTCAAGCCGCGTGAGCCGGGAAGGGTTGCCATCGAAACGCCTGCAGGAAGGGTCGACGTCACTTATGAGGAGAAGGGCGGATATGTCGATTCCGTTCGTCTCTACAATGTGGCGAGCTATCTTCATGAGGTTGATGTCGAGGTCGATGTGCCGGGAATGGGCCGTCTGCGTGTCGATATATCCTATGGCGGCAACTATTACGCGGTCATCGAACCACAGGATGTCTGGAGCGGCCTCGATGGCATGGCCGCATCCGACATTGTCAGCTGCAGCCAGAGGCTCAGGTCGGCACTTGCCGGTATCTACGATCCCGTCCATCCTGACGACGCCGGGATTAGAGGCGTGCATCACGCCATTTGGTGCGACCGCCCGCTGAATGAAGTCTCGGATGGACGCTGCGCCGTCTTCTATGGCGAGAAGGCCATCGATCGCTCGCCGGGCGGAACCGGCACCTCCGCCCGGATGGCCCAGCTCTACGGGAAGGGACGGCTTACCGTCGGGTCGAGATACCGCCATGAAAGCCTGATCGGAACCGTCTTCGAGGGGCGGGTCGAAGCCGAGGCGAGCATTGGACCCTACAGCGGCATTCTTCCAAGCATCGGAGGCTGGGCGCGCGTCATTGGGCACAACACCATTTTCGTTGACGATCGTGATCCGCTGGCGCATGGCTTTCAGATTCGATGA
- the gfa gene encoding S-(hydroxymethyl)glutathione synthase: protein MTSIAIHPAVDSGFRATDAAFAGGTLVCKCTSNPVKVRIKGDIAHNHACGCTKCWKPDGAVFSVVAVAPTESVEVLENGDKLAVVDSAALIQRHACKECGVHMYGPVVREHPFQGLSFVHPERFQESGWAKPGFAAFVSSIIESGFDPAKMDAVRAQLKASGLEPYDCLNPGLMDYMATWTAKKSGVLAA, encoded by the coding sequence ATGACCAGCATAGCCATACATCCGGCAGTGGATTCAGGCTTTCGGGCGACTGACGCTGCTTTTGCAGGCGGGACGCTCGTCTGCAAGTGCACAAGCAATCCCGTGAAGGTCAGGATCAAAGGTGATATCGCCCACAACCACGCCTGCGGCTGCACGAAGTGCTGGAAGCCCGACGGTGCCGTCTTTTCGGTCGTGGCGGTCGCGCCGACCGAAAGCGTCGAAGTCCTGGAGAACGGCGATAAGCTCGCCGTCGTCGATTCCGCAGCCTTGATCCAGCGCCACGCCTGCAAGGAATGCGGCGTTCATATGTATGGGCCGGTCGTGCGCGAACATCCGTTCCAGGGATTGTCGTTCGTCCATCCGGAGCGCTTTCAGGAAAGCGGCTGGGCGAAGCCGGGCTTTGCAGCCTTTGTGTCGTCGATCATCGAAAGCGGCTTCGACCCCGCCAAGATGGACGCCGTCAGAGCGCAGCTGAAGGCATCGGGCCTCGAGCCCTACGACTGCCTGAACCCGGGACTTATGGATTATATGGCAACCTGGACCGCCAAGAAGAGCGGCGTCCTGGCCGCGTGA
- a CDS encoding dihydrodipicolinate synthase family protein produces the protein MKFEGIYTPAVTPFDQNGQIDRAGFAAVLESLIEAGVHGIIVGGSTGEYYAQSSQERFDLAAYAKEVIGSRLPLIIGTGATRTEDSVEYAKAAKEIGADAILVSSPPYALPTERENAVHALTVDRAANLPIMLYNYPARMGVVMGEEYFSRLGKSKNVIAIKESSGDMGNLHLLARKFPHIALSCGWDDQALEFFAWGAKSWVCAGSNFLPREHVALYEACVLERNFDKGRAIMMAMLPLMDFLESGKFVQSIKHGCELIGLKAGPVRAPLRGLNSEEKRTLETVVATLKRTVGQITSGANHA, from the coding sequence GTGAAGTTTGAGGGGATCTATACGCCCGCAGTGACGCCGTTTGATCAAAATGGCCAGATCGACCGGGCTGGATTTGCCGCCGTGCTCGAGTCGCTGATTGAGGCGGGCGTCCACGGCATCATCGTCGGCGGCTCGACGGGCGAGTATTACGCCCAGAGCAGCCAGGAGCGTTTCGATCTCGCGGCCTATGCGAAAGAGGTGATCGGTTCGCGGCTGCCGCTGATTATCGGGACCGGCGCCACGCGGACCGAAGATTCGGTCGAATACGCCAAGGCGGCGAAGGAAATCGGCGCGGATGCGATCCTGGTGTCGTCGCCGCCATATGCGCTGCCGACCGAGCGCGAGAATGCGGTCCATGCCCTGACGGTCGATCGCGCGGCGAACCTGCCGATCATGCTCTACAACTATCCGGCCCGCATGGGTGTCGTGATGGGCGAGGAGTATTTCTCCCGCCTCGGCAAGTCGAAGAACGTGATCGCCATCAAGGAAAGCTCCGGCGACATGGGCAATCTTCACCTGCTCGCTCGTAAATTTCCGCACATCGCGCTGTCCTGCGGCTGGGACGATCAGGCGCTCGAATTCTTCGCCTGGGGTGCGAAGAGCTGGGTCTGCGCCGGCTCCAATTTCCTCCCGCGCGAACATGTCGCCCTCTATGAAGCCTGCGTCCTCGAAAGGAATTTCGACAAGGGCCGCGCGATCATGATGGCGATGCTGCCGCTGATGGATTTCCTCGAATCCGGCAAGTTCGTCCAATCGATCAAGCACGGATGCGAGTTGATCGGCCTCAAAGCCGGCCCGGTGCGGGCGCCGCTGCGCGGATTGAACTCCGAAGAGAAAAGAACGCTTGAGACCGTTGTCGCCACGTTGAAGCGGACGGTCGGGCAGATTACGTCGGGAGCCAACCATGCATGA
- a CDS encoding glycine betaine ABC transporter substrate-binding protein, protein MKTLWKALCAAAMIGVSILPARAEEKTITMGTMSWEDLTPITGITKKVLEDAGYTVKVTEFSEWGIAYAALAKGDIQVLTSQTDYVAQDYWDKNKNRLEKISPVSHGLYQGVAVPKYVPIDSLEQLNENADKFSGKIIGIEPGAGLMRDTSNAVKDYGLKLQLVEGSTAAMTAALKSAYDRKEWIAVTIWEPSWMVQKYEVKYLKDPKGVFPPPQSYYWIGHKGFSAENPHAREVMASVYVPIADITAINGAVNEGKTMDQAVQDWIGAHADLIKRWENIKKN, encoded by the coding sequence ATGAAGACTTTGTGGAAGGCGCTCTGCGCCGCTGCGATGATCGGGGTTAGCATCCTTCCTGCTCGCGCGGAAGAAAAGACGATCACCATGGGCACGATGTCGTGGGAGGACCTGACGCCCATCACCGGCATCACCAAGAAGGTTCTCGAAGACGCCGGCTATACCGTCAAGGTGACCGAGTTTTCCGAATGGGGCATCGCCTATGCCGCTCTCGCCAAGGGTGACATCCAGGTCCTCACCTCACAGACGGACTATGTTGCGCAGGACTACTGGGACAAGAACAAGAACCGGCTCGAGAAAATCTCACCCGTTTCGCACGGCCTCTATCAGGGCGTCGCGGTTCCAAAATATGTCCCGATCGACTCGCTGGAACAGCTCAATGAAAACGCCGACAAGTTCAGCGGCAAGATCATCGGTATCGAACCGGGCGCCGGCCTGATGCGCGATACTTCGAATGCGGTCAAGGATTATGGCCTCAAGCTCCAGCTCGTCGAGGGCAGCACCGCCGCGATGACGGCGGCGCTGAAGTCCGCCTATGATCGCAAGGAGTGGATTGCGGTGACGATCTGGGAGCCGTCATGGATGGTCCAGAAGTACGAGGTCAAGTACCTCAAGGATCCGAAGGGCGTATTCCCGCCGCCGCAGAGCTATTACTGGATCGGCCACAAGGGCTTCTCCGCAGAGAACCCGCATGCGCGTGAAGTGATGGCCAGTGTCTACGTGCCAATTGCCGACATCACCGCCATCAACGGCGCGGTCAATGAAGGCAAGACGATGGACCAGGCCGTGCAGGATTGGATCGGCGCCCATGCTGACCTGATCAAGCGCTGGGAAAACATCAAGAAGAACTAA
- a CDS encoding ABC transporter permease has product MDSSGFTDLFDEWTDSALEWVSDNGEFLFDSIRQVLEGLYDGILWLLELPPFYLVALIVALIGWRLVNIWFGVLAGIALALCFSMGLWPETMSTLALVLTATVLALVIGIPIGIAAGFFTGLDRFMEPGLDLIQTLPPYIYLLPAIALLGYGPATALIATVIVAVPPAIRLTSLGIRMTPKEFIELGEALGMTPAKMFFKIRLPFALPSIMAGINQSLMMAFGMVVIAGIVGSGGLGETIYGAIRTLDIATSINGAIAIVVLTMVLDRITQSAARLGTGRKS; this is encoded by the coding sequence ATGGATAGTTCTGGCTTCACCGATCTTTTTGACGAATGGACGGACTCTGCGCTCGAGTGGGTGAGCGACAACGGCGAGTTTCTCTTCGACTCCATCAGGCAGGTTCTTGAAGGGCTCTATGACGGGATCCTCTGGCTGCTGGAGCTTCCGCCATTCTACCTGGTCGCGCTCATCGTGGCGCTCATCGGCTGGCGGCTGGTGAATATATGGTTCGGCGTCCTCGCGGGCATCGCGCTGGCGCTTTGTTTTTCCATGGGGCTCTGGCCGGAGACGATGAGCACCCTGGCACTGGTCTTGACCGCAACGGTGCTCGCCCTGGTGATCGGCATCCCGATCGGGATCGCCGCCGGCTTCTTCACCGGCCTCGACCGCTTTATGGAGCCCGGCCTCGATCTCATCCAGACGCTTCCGCCATATATCTACCTGCTGCCGGCGATCGCCCTGCTCGGCTATGGACCGGCCACAGCACTGATCGCGACCGTGATCGTCGCCGTGCCGCCGGCAATCCGCCTGACGTCTCTCGGTATCCGGATGACGCCCAAGGAGTTCATCGAACTCGGAGAGGCGCTCGGGATGACGCCGGCGAAGATGTTCTTCAAGATCCGCCTTCCCTTTGCTCTGCCGAGCATCATGGCAGGCATAAACCAGAGCCTGATGATGGCCTTCGGCATGGTCGTCATCGCCGGCATCGTCGGCTCCGGCGGGCTCGGCGAGACGATCTACGGCGCGATCAGGACGCTCGACATCGCGACCTCCATAAATGGAGCGATAGCCATCGTGGTTCTGACCATGGTGCTTGACCGCATAACCCAGAGCGCCGCTCGGCTTGGAACGGGGAGGAAGTCATGA